From the genome of Populus alba chromosome 10, ASM523922v2, whole genome shotgun sequence, one region includes:
- the LOC118059719 gene encoding uncharacterized protein, with amino-acid sequence MMCAATATGDWWARGIVGKIGGGFSHESEHDLALMVSDFLENGCSSGADSRCSSDSDSGLSDLHHLGDKISFYKRTVAQYESDLLSTVHSLVKLIKESDLHHVKSGPCNASCINFSLVKLLRLSGYDAAVCASKWQGSGKVPRGDHEYIDVFNCINAGSSERVIIDVDFRSHFEIARAVDSYDRILKSLPVIYVGSLTRLKQYLQVMADAARSSLKQNSMPLPPWRSLAYLQAKWHSPYQRQFDLGEQNFSSIDSSDHKQCSGHLKSLPSSLQFEMEGERFVKPIKSDNNWRVKFERRRHSLFRAL; translated from the exons ATGATGTGTGCGGCGACGGCAACAGGAGATTGGTGGGCGAGAGGGATTGTGGGAAAAATAGGAGGAGGATTTAGCCACGAGAGTGAACATGATTTGGCTCTCATGGTTAGCGATTTTCTCGAGAACGGCTGTAGCTCCGGTGCCGATTCCAGGTGTAGCAGCGATAGCGATTCTGGTCTCTCTGATCTTCACCACCTTGGCGACAAGATTTCG TTTTACAAGCGCACTGTAGCCCAATATGAGAGTGACTTGTTGTCCACAGTTCATTCTCTTGTGAAATTGATCAAGGAGTCAGACCTTCATCATGTCAAGTCAGGTCCATGTAATGCAAGCTGCATCAATTTTTCTCTTGTGAAACTGCTGAGACTTTCAGGATATGATGCTGCTGTTTGTGCATCCAAATGGCAGGGTAGTGGCAAGGTGCCAAGAG GGGATCATGAATATATTGACGTGTTCAACTGCATCAACGCTGGAAGCTCTGAGCGTGTTATCATTGATGTTGACTTCCGAAGCCACTTTGAAATAGCCAGAGCTGTGGACTCTTATGATAGAATATTGAAGTCGCTTCCAGTCATTTATGTAGGCTCCTTGACCAGGTTAAAACAGTATCTTCAAGTCATGGCCGATGCAGCTAGATCTTCTCTCAAGCAAAATTCGATGCCTCTTCCACCTTGGAGGTCTCTGGCTTATTTGCAAGCAAAATGGCACTCACCGTACCAGAGACAGTTTGATCTAGGTGAACAGAATTTTAGCAGTATTGATTCTTCGGACCATAAGCAGTGCAGTGGACATTTAAAGAGTCTGCCGTCCTCACTCCAATTTGAAATGGAAGGAGAACGATTCGTGAAGCCTATTAAAAGTGATAATAACTGGAGGGTGAAGTTTGAGAGGCGGAGACACTCCTTATTCAGGGCTCTTTGA
- the LOC118059720 gene encoding glucan endo-1,3-beta-glucosidase → MTATTTTSITTALLHLSTLLHLSTTAFSIGVNYGTLANDLPSPSQVANFLKTQTIIDSIKIFDTNPDILRGFANTNITVTVTVGNGDIPALVDANAASRWVANNIEQFYPQTRIKLIAVGNEILFTGNKEWISHLVPCIKSLHQALVRAGINDVKVSTPYTLGILQNSVQPSAARIKPAYGKVVFAPMLEFLRQTKSPLLVNPYPYFSYSPSMEDYILFKPNPGIHDDNTNITYTNMFVAMMDAVYSAIKAMGYDDLDIVVAESGWPSLGDPNQPMCTVENAVLYNKNMIKVVTSGEGTPLMPKRRFETYVFALFNENLKPGTAAERNWGLFRPDFSPVYDVGILSNIGKVTRPSTGSSPSPTTGKTWSEPKADASDKALQASKDCSQGAHCKPIQTGGSSFNPNNIRSHASLLIPLIMICFVYI, encoded by the exons ATGACCGCGACTACCACGACGTCCATCACAACCGCCCTCCTCCACCTCTCCACACTCCTCCACCTCTCCACCACAGCCTTTTCGATTGGTGTCAATTATGGTACCCTAGCCAACGATCTGCCATCACCATCTCAGGTGGCCAACTTCcttaaaacacaaacaattatTGATAGCATCAAAATCTTTGACACCAATCCTGACATTCTTCGCGGTTTTGCCAACACAAACATTACCGTGACTGTAACCGTTGGTAATGGTGATATTCCAGCTCTTGTTGATGCAAATGCCGCCAGCCGATGGGTTGCTAACAATATCGAGCAATTTTATCCACAGACAAGGATTAAACTCATCGCTGTTGGAAATGAAATCTTGTTTACTGGTAATAAGGAGTGGATTTCTCATCTTGTACCCTGCATTAAGTCCTTGCATCAGGCTCTTGTTCGTGCTGGGATCAACGATGTTAAG GTGTCAACTCCTTACACCCTTGGAATCTTGCAAAATTCTGTGCAACCGAGTGCTGCCCGGATCAAGCCTGCCTATGGCAAAGTCGTATTTGCACCCATGCTCGAATTTCTACGTCAAACCAAATCACCCCTTTTGGTCAACCCATACCCTTATTTTAGCTACTCTCCGAGCATGGAAGACTACATCCTTTTCAAGCCTAACCCTGGTATCCATGACGACAACACCAACATTACCTACACTAACATGTTCGTTGCAATGATGGATGCAGTTTATTCGGCAATAAAAGCAATGGGTTACGATGACTTGGACATTGTTGTGGCCGAGTCCGGTTGGCCCTCACTTGGCGACCCGAACCAGCCCATGTGTACGGTGGAGAACGCGGTGTTATATAATAAGAACATGATTAAGGTTGTTACTTCGGGGGAGGGGACTCCTTTAATGCCCAAACGGCGGTTCGAGACATATGTTTTTGCATTGTTTAATGAGAATCTTAAGCCTGGAACAGCCGCAGAGAGGAATTGGGGCTTGTTCAGGCCAGATTTTAGCCCGGTTTATGATGTCGGCATTTTGAGCAATATTGGAAAGGT AACAAGACCATCTACTGGTTCAAGCCCATCACCCACAACAGGCAAGACATGGAGTGAGCCCAAAGCGGACGCTAGTGACAAAGCATTACAAGCGAGCAAAGACTGCAGCCAGGGGGCGCATTGCAAGCCTATTCAAACTGGCGGTTCCAGTTTCAATCCAAACAATATCAGGTCCCATGCATCATTGTTAATCCCACtcattatgatttgttttgtctATATATAG